The DNA window TAGATTTTTGCGTCGCTAGACGTCAAGCGCATGTTGGAATCGAGACGGATGATGAGGGGAGCCGGATTTCAAACTGAATGTATCGTAGGGGCGAGGGCCCCGAAAGGTTCTTCTTTTGGTTGAGGACATCATTATCTGCACGCGGAGGGACGGTGTAGACAAGCCGTGCGTTTGATGGTCGTCCGCTAGGCCAGAAGTGGGGGAGCTTCCGGAGATTACGTCTCCAGTACTGTTCGGAAGAGGCGGTCGAACTGCTCAATGGCCTCGGCCCGAGCGCTGGATACGGCACGGTGGGCGCGTTCAGATGCCTCGGCCCAGCGATTGGGATCTGCGTGCCATTCCTCAATGGCCTCTGCGAGGCGAAGGCCGGAGGGGGACGGAAGCACCGTGCCACAGTTGTGACTCTCAACCAGGCGGGCGGCCTCGCTGCCGGGAGGGCCAAGGAAAAGGGCAGGTCGTCCCACCCCTAGGGCTCCGTACAGCTTGCTCGGCACCACAAGTCCTTCGAGTTCCGATTCCATCGTGACGAGGTGGAGGTCGGCTGCACTCAGGCTCTGGGCAAGTTTCTCGCGGGGCTGGAAGGGAAGGAACCGGACGTTCGATAGGGAGCGTTGGTCGACCTGGGCTTGTAGCTCGTCTTTTCTGGGGCCTTCGCCCACGAAGAGGAAAAGGACCTCGGGCTGCTCGGTTGCAAGGCGGGCGGCGGCGTCGAGCACGGCGTCAAAGGGGTGAGCCAGTCCCATGTTGCCCGAATACATCACCACGAACCGGTCGTGCAGGTCATGCTGGTCCCGAAATGGATTTTGGTCGTGGGGGATGGGGGCAACCTCTGATGGAGGCCAGTTTGGAATGACCGATACCTTTGATTCGGAAAGTCCCCGTTCCTGGACGAGACGCTCCTGCATGCAGCGTCCGACGGCCACCACGTGATGATGATTCCGAAGCGCCCAGGTCGACAGGCGGCGCATTGTACGAGCGAGGAGCCCGTCGGTCCCGATGACGTCGACGCCCGCAGCCACTTCGGGATACAGGTCCTGCGCCCAGTGAACCGTTCGAGCGCCCGTGAGTCGCTCCAGAAGGGGGCCCAGCACCTTGAGCATCGGCGGGTCTGTTTTGGTGACGATCACGTCCGGCGCTGGAATTTGCAGAGCGCGTGCCACGAAGGCCGGAAAAAGAGACGCGTACGCCAGTCCCCGTTGCCACGTACGTTCCCGGGTGAAGGGAAGGGCACGAACTCGTTCAACATGCACGCCATCCTCCGTCACTTCGGTACGAGGAGCATCCGGGGCCGGGCCGGTGAGCACTGTGACCCGCCAGCCGCGACGGACGAGGGCCGGCGTAAGCTCGGAGAGGAGGGTGCCGGTGGCGCCTGAAACAGGAGGGTAGACGCGATTGAGGACGCAGAGGTGAGGGATAGTCGGAGTGGGACGGTTACAAAAGAAGCGGCGAGGTCGTCGGAGGAGAAGGTGCAATGGAAGGACATGTTTCCCGGGTCGGGGAGAGCGCTGACGAACGGATTCGACTTAGAACCTCTAACAATACCGTCCTGGCACACCGTCGCTCTGAGCTTGACTCAGAGCCCATCTACCCGAATGGTGAGGGCTCACCGATCGTTGGATAGGTTCTGGCAATCTAGATTGCCTAGATCAAGTTTGGACATCTAGATGCTGGGAATCTCAGATTCCCTGGAGCGACGAGGGAGAGTCGCTAAACCCTACTTGCCATTTTTGTTAGAGCCTCTTAGCACCTGACGCCCTCCGCGGGATTGACCCGTCGAGAAGGGAGCCCGTCCAATCTCTCAAGGGACCGGGACTCTGTCTCGATAACAGTATACGAGTCCATTCGCAACGTTGTCGGTCGGGTTTTATGATCTATCCAAACATTTCTTGTTCTTTCCACATCTATCGTTGGGGAGACGAATGTCTTTTATTGGTCGACAATTCCGAGCAACATCTCACGCCGAGGCCAGCAGCACGGCGCGCCGCAGTTCGGTCCAGCGTCCCTCCGTGGCCTCCGGATGATGTGGGTTCTTTTCCCGCAGCCACATCTCGACGGTCGTGAGGTGCACGTCGTCCTCCGCCCGGCGCGCCACCTCGCGAAACACGGCGTCGGTCGTCTCGACGTCCGGCTCGCCCATCACGTTCCACGCTATGGTCGCGTACTGTTGGGTGGTGGGGGGCACCTCGACCGTTTCGTCGATTCCGGCGGGACCGAGCGCGCGGCGACGCAGCTCGTGCTGGATCACCTGTCGGCGGACCGTAAGGGCATGGTAGCGGAGAGCCGTTTGGACGTGGGCGGCCTGCTCCTCCGCCGTCATCGGGCCCGTGGCCGCCATCGGGCCGGGATCCGGCAACTGTTCGCGCAGGGTCTCCAGCTCCTCGTCGATCGTCGCGCGCAGCGCCCGCAGGTCCGCCGGCCCCAACGAGTCTACCTGCGCGGTCGCATCGTCGCACGCCTGGCGCAGTCGCTCGCGCCACTCCGCTCGAAGGTGTTGAAGGGAGCCCGCGGCGGGATCGCTCATCGGCAGTGAAGGGGCCGTGATCGAGAATAGAGGAGGGAGAGGAAAAGCAGAGCGACAGGATGGGGTTCCATACCCCCTCGCCTATGTTTCTCGTGCTCTTGCCAACAAGCGGCTCGGAGTCCCCTCGTGCTGCAACAAGCAGCCCTGTCACACGCAACCCATTCCGGGACCCGCATGTACGTATGCACACGCCGTCGCTGTCCCCCCGGACGAATGATTCTGTGCCCATGCTTGGTGATTTGCAGGAGTTGAAGGCCTCGCACTACTTCGCCCTCATTGATGAGGACGACAACGGCCTCGTGGATGCGCGCGACTTTGAAATACGAGCCGAACGGCTTGCTGAGGCCCGAAATGTGACCGACTTCGACGCACAGGCCGAACTCCGCGACCGGGTCATGGCGTGGTGGGAGCATCTCTGCGCGGTCGCCGACCTGGACGACGACGATCGCGTGACGCGCGAAGAATGGGAAACGTACTGGGAGGCGCTGCAGGCCAGTGTCCGCCAGGCCGAGGAGGAGAAGGGACGAACGATCCAAAGCCTTGAGCGGGCGGCACGGGGGACCTTCCAGGCCATGAACATGACCGATACGGCACACGTGACCGAAGAGGAGTATGCCGCGTGGCTGGAGGCGTGGGGCGTGCCGGAAAGCAAGGCCGCCTTCGATCGCCTCGACCGCGACGACACGGGCGTGCTCACGGAGCAGGATCTCGTTATGGCCGTGAAGGAGTTTTATCTGTCGAACGATCCGCAGGCGCCCGGCAATGTCCTGTACGGAGAACTCCCGTGGTAGCCGGCCGTCTCGTCCAGCAGCTTTGACGAAGGGGCTTCTTGTCCATTTGCTCGTCCCGATATACAGCGTCGGTGGGCGACAGCATACTGCAGCGACGCCAGCGGACTGTTACACGTCATTTATCTGTTCTAAGCGATCTCAAAATTCCCCTGGCAGGTCGATCCGAGCGTGGCAATCTGAGATTGCCAAAGCCGAGGAGCCTTTCAAAAGCCATGGACTTCGGTAGGGATATTTCTCGACGATGGATATCTGAGAACGCGTTGTGCTATGGGGCAAGGCATGTGCACGGCTTTGGAAGACTGCTTCTTCCGAAGGAAAACATCACAACCGTCGCTCCAGGGAATCTGGGATTCCCAGCATCTAGATGTCCAAACTTGATTTGGAGCCCATCTACCGATTGCGGAGACCTCCTCGTCCAGTCGGATGGGTCCCAAATCAAGTTTGGGACGACAAAAAAAGCTTCTTTCTGACGTTTGGAAAGGGGCACACATACCGTCGACATATAGCACAAGCCGTTCTGAGATATCCTTGCTCGAAATGACGTGCCGTAATTTGGGAATTTTGAGATCGCGGCCTCA is part of the Salinibacter sp. 10B genome and encodes:
- a CDS encoding glycosyltransferase family 4 protein, which produces MHLLLRRPRRFFCNRPTPTIPHLCVLNRVYPPVSGATGTLLSELTPALVRRGWRVTVLTGPAPDAPRTEVTEDGVHVERVRALPFTRERTWQRGLAYASLFPAFVARALQIPAPDVIVTKTDPPMLKVLGPLLERLTGARTVHWAQDLYPEVAAGVDVIGTDGLLARTMRRLSTWALRNHHHVVAVGRCMQERLVQERGLSESKVSVIPNWPPSEVAPIPHDQNPFRDQHDLHDRFVVMYSGNMGLAHPFDAVLDAAARLATEQPEVLFLFVGEGPRKDELQAQVDQRSLSNVRFLPFQPREKLAQSLSAADLHLVTMESELEGLVVPSKLYGALGVGRPALFLGPPGSEAARLVESHNCGTVLPSPSGLRLAEAIEEWHADPNRWAEASERAHRAVSSARAEAIEQFDRLFRTVLET